The following proteins are co-located in the Planococcus plakortidis genome:
- the parC gene encoding DNA topoisomerase IV subunit A → MTQTERFQDLPLEEVIGDRFGRYSKYIIQDRALPDARDGLKPVQRRILYAMHHEGNTNDKAFRKSAKTVGNVIGNYHPHGDSSVYEAMVRLSQDWKIRHMLVEMHGNNGSMDGDSPAAMRYTEARLSAISGELLRDIEKRTVEFIPNFDDVDVEPTVLPARFPNLLVNGSTGISAGYATDIPPHALHEALDAVLMRIDKPDATVDELMTVIKGPDFPTGGIIQGVDGIKKAYETGRGKIVVRSKAAIEPIKGGKEQIVITEIPFEVNKASLIKKIDDHRFDRKLDGISEVRDESDRTGLRIVIELKKEVQAAGILNYLYKNTDLQISYNFNMVAIHHRRPTMMTLPTMLDAYIEHQKEVVTKRSEFDLQKASDRMHIVEGLIKALSILDKVIKTIRASKDKRDAKNNLITKFEFSEAQAEAIVSLQLYRLTNTDITELKKEEESLRKLIAELTGILTSATKLKNVIKKELQAIRKKFAEPRRSEIEEKIEELTITREIMIPSEDVIVTVTKEGYVKRTSTRSHAASNGKDFAMKDSDHLLFEGTLNTQHTVLIFTTGGNFVFQPVNELPDIKWKDLGQHLSSIVTLDSNESVLAVFPFEDFEQDATILTVSKFGQVKRSALKDYHVQRYSRAIKTMNLKKGDIMIYAGLVTGETELFLATKMAYGVRFPIEEVPVTGLRTAGVKGLNLKEGDEAVSAVLIDPALPQDLVLATQRGAAKKMKLAEFESGSRAKRGVIMLRELKSNPHRVVAVIGSTGKEEILLETAKGVRIPIAPGRLKTVDRYSNGSFIVDEATDGTVTAAYRIPIHE, encoded by the coding sequence ATGACACAAACCGAACGTTTCCAAGATCTGCCCTTAGAAGAAGTCATCGGCGATCGGTTTGGCCGCTACAGTAAATACATCATCCAGGACCGTGCGCTGCCGGATGCCCGCGATGGGCTGAAACCCGTGCAGCGCCGCATCCTGTATGCGATGCACCACGAAGGCAACACCAACGACAAAGCATTCCGGAAATCTGCCAAAACGGTCGGGAACGTCATCGGCAACTACCACCCGCACGGCGACAGCTCGGTGTACGAAGCGATGGTGCGGCTCAGCCAGGACTGGAAAATCCGCCATATGCTGGTCGAAATGCACGGCAACAACGGTTCGATGGATGGGGATTCGCCGGCCGCGATGCGTTACACGGAAGCGCGCCTGTCGGCGATTTCCGGTGAACTATTGCGTGACATCGAAAAACGCACCGTTGAATTCATCCCGAATTTCGACGACGTGGACGTGGAACCGACCGTCCTCCCGGCGCGTTTCCCGAACTTGCTCGTCAACGGTTCGACCGGGATCTCCGCGGGATATGCGACCGACATCCCGCCGCATGCACTGCATGAAGCGCTCGATGCCGTCCTTATGCGCATCGACAAGCCGGATGCGACGGTCGACGAATTGATGACCGTCATCAAAGGCCCGGATTTCCCGACCGGCGGCATCATCCAAGGCGTCGACGGCATCAAGAAAGCTTATGAAACCGGGCGCGGCAAGATCGTCGTCCGCTCGAAAGCGGCCATTGAGCCAATCAAAGGCGGCAAAGAACAGATCGTCATCACGGAAATCCCGTTCGAGGTGAACAAAGCGAGCCTCATCAAGAAAATCGATGACCACCGCTTTGACCGCAAACTCGACGGCATTTCCGAAGTGCGCGATGAATCCGACCGCACAGGCCTTCGCATCGTCATCGAATTGAAAAAAGAAGTGCAGGCGGCCGGCATCCTGAACTATTTGTACAAAAACACCGACCTGCAGATCAGCTACAACTTCAATATGGTGGCGATCCATCACCGCCGCCCGACCATGATGACCTTGCCGACGATGCTTGATGCCTATATCGAGCATCAAAAGGAAGTCGTGACAAAACGCTCGGAGTTCGACTTGCAAAAAGCAAGCGACCGCATGCACATTGTCGAGGGCTTGATCAAGGCCTTGTCGATTCTCGATAAAGTGATCAAGACCATCCGCGCGTCCAAAGACAAGCGCGACGCGAAAAACAATTTGATTACAAAATTCGAGTTCTCGGAAGCGCAGGCGGAAGCGATTGTCTCCTTGCAGCTCTACCGCTTGACGAATACCGATATCACCGAGCTCAAAAAAGAAGAAGAAAGCTTGCGCAAATTGATTGCCGAGCTGACGGGCATCTTGACGAGCGCGACGAAATTGAAAAACGTCATCAAGAAGGAGCTGCAGGCGATCCGCAAGAAATTCGCGGAACCGCGGCGTTCCGAAATCGAAGAAAAGATTGAAGAATTGACCATTACGCGTGAAATCATGATTCCGAGCGAAGACGTGATTGTCACCGTGACAAAAGAAGGCTATGTTAAACGGACGAGCACCCGCTCCCATGCCGCATCGAACGGCAAGGACTTTGCCATGAAAGACAGCGACCACCTGTTGTTCGAAGGCACACTCAATACGCAGCATACCGTGTTGATCTTCACGACGGGCGGGAATTTTGTGTTCCAGCCCGTCAACGAACTGCCGGATATCAAATGGAAAGACCTCGGCCAGCATTTGTCGAGTATCGTGACGCTCGATTCCAACGAATCGGTGCTTGCGGTGTTCCCGTTCGAAGATTTTGAACAAGATGCGACCATTTTGACTGTCTCCAAATTCGGCCAAGTGAAGCGTTCGGCGCTGAAAGACTATCACGTGCAGCGTTATTCCCGCGCGATCAAGACGATGAACTTGAAAAAAGGCGACATTATGATTTATGCAGGATTAGTCACTGGCGAGACGGAGTTGTTCCTGGCGACGAAAATGGCATATGGGGTCCGCTTCCCGATCGAAGAAGTGCCCGTAACAGGGCTCCGCACGGCAGGCGTCAAGGGCTTGAACTTAAAAGAAGGCGATGAAGCGGTCTCTGCGGTCTTAATCGACCCGGCACTTCCGCAAGATCTCGTGCTCGCGACGCAGCGCGGAGCCGCCAAGAAAATGAAGCTGGCGGAATTCGAAAGCGGCAGCCGTGCCAAACGCGGCGTCATCATGCTGCGGGAATTGAAATCCAATCCCCACCGCGTCGTGGCTGTCATCGGCTCGACAGGCAAAGAAGAAATCCTGCTCGAGACGGCCAAAGGCGTGCGCATCCCAATTGCACCGGGACGCCTGAAAACGGTCGACCGCTATTCCAACGGTTCGTTTATCGTAGACGAAGCGACAGACGGCACCGTCACGGCGGCTTACCGGATACCAATTCATGAATAA
- the plsY gene encoding glycerol-3-phosphate 1-O-acyltransferase PlsY, with protein sequence MDIFLPVLIAYLLGSIPSALWIGKLFYNTDIRTKGSGNLGATNTFRVLGAKAGLVVTVLDILKGTAATLLPLVMATDVHPLILGVIAVVGHMFPVFARFKGGKAVATSGGILLGYQWPLFLLAVAVLLIALKITKMVSLSSIILAVVSVIYTLIYAINTGDYLFLAVILTLATFIIYRHRANIARIRAGTEPKIKW encoded by the coding sequence ATGGACATTTTTCTTCCGGTACTTATCGCTTATTTACTCGGATCCATTCCTTCAGCATTATGGATCGGGAAACTTTTCTACAACACGGACATCCGGACTAAAGGGAGCGGCAATTTAGGGGCGACCAATACGTTCCGTGTGCTGGGCGCAAAAGCGGGGCTTGTCGTTACCGTCCTGGATATCTTAAAAGGCACGGCTGCGACATTATTGCCACTCGTCATGGCGACCGACGTTCACCCGCTGATTCTCGGCGTCATCGCGGTCGTCGGCCATATGTTTCCGGTGTTTGCGCGCTTTAAGGGCGGCAAGGCCGTCGCCACTTCCGGCGGCATCCTGCTTGGTTACCAATGGCCCTTGTTTTTACTTGCCGTGGCCGTCTTATTGATTGCGTTGAAGATCACGAAAATGGTATCGTTGTCCTCTATCATTCTAGCGGTCGTGTCGGTCATCTATACTCTCATCTACGCCATCAATACCGGCGATTATCTATTCTTGGCCGTGATTTTGACACTTGCCACATTCATCATTTACCGGCACCGCGCGAACATCGCGCGCATCCGCGCAGGCACCGAACCGAAAATCAAGTGGTAG
- a CDS encoding AraC family transcriptional regulator: protein MTRAVELHAIESITVRTGHALHVPLHRHQQMAEWLWVESGELELMLTSERLTLSAGTLVLIPPGTWCGLSFSSGSEQRCKKLLVTHPAHSRTGQLHFSDAAHPGFLASLIEELRRELQKNSPASSKQAQLLLGWLYGATLGPADQPHQHTPSSHIGRILHHMEETCHLPFSLDAIAAEAGLSKFHFSRHFKEMVGQTPLQFAISCRMDRARQLLLDTEETVPDIAGLCGYKSATQFHAAFTRHAGITPKRFRQQQYVEADR, encoded by the coding sequence ATGACGCGTGCTGTTGAATTACACGCAATAGAATCGATCACGGTCCGAACCGGTCACGCATTACACGTCCCGCTCCACCGCCACCAACAAATGGCGGAATGGCTGTGGGTGGAATCGGGGGAACTCGAACTGATGCTAACGAGTGAACGCTTGACGCTCAGCGCGGGAACGCTCGTGCTGATTCCTCCTGGCACATGGTGCGGGCTGTCTTTTTCTTCCGGCAGTGAGCAGCGATGCAAGAAACTGCTGGTCACGCATCCTGCCCATTCACGAACTGGCCAGCTCCATTTCAGCGATGCGGCCCATCCGGGGTTTCTCGCATCGCTAATCGAGGAACTGAGGCGTGAACTTCAAAAAAACAGCCCCGCTTCGTCAAAACAAGCGCAGCTTTTGCTTGGCTGGTTGTATGGAGCGACACTAGGTCCGGCGGATCAACCGCATCAACACACGCCCTCTTCCCACATAGGGCGTATCTTGCACCACATGGAAGAAACTTGCCACTTGCCGTTTTCACTCGATGCCATCGCTGCAGAGGCTGGCCTCAGCAAATTCCATTTCAGCCGCCATTTCAAGGAGATGGTCGGCCAGACACCGCTGCAATTCGCCATTAGCTGCCGCATGGACCGGGCAAGGCAACTGCTGCTCGACACGGAGGAAACCGTGCCAGACATTGCGGGGCTATGCGGTTATAAGAGCGCTACGCAATTTCACGCCGCTTTTACACGCCATGCGGGCATAACGCCAAAACGCTTTCGCCAACAGCAGTACGTGGAGGCTGATCGATGA
- the parE gene encoding DNA topoisomerase IV subunit B, whose protein sequence is MAKTNSNAYNEEAIQVLEGLDAVRKRPGMYIGSTDARGLHHLVYEIVDNSVDEALAGFGDRITVTIHEDNSISVRDYGRGMPTGMHRSGKPTPEVILTVLHAGGKFGQGGYKTSGGLHGVGASVVNALSSFLEVTIHRDGRKYRQRFENGGKPVTTLEEIGKTRESGTLIHFLPDESIFSVSKYNYDTLSERLRESAFLMKGMNIELIDERSQTGESFYYETGIKAFVEYLNEEKDVLHQVAYMEGQSDGLEVEFAFQFNDGYSETILSFVNNVRTRDGGTHETGAKAAMTRVFNDYARKINLLKDKDKNLEGSDIREGLAAIVSVRIPEALLQFEGQTKSKLGTSEARSAVDAVISQQLMYFLEENAEHSASLVRKAIRASQARLAARKAREDARNGKKRKKSDTLLSGKLTPAQSRNAKKNELYLVEGDSAGGSAKQGRDRTFQAILPLRGKVVNTEKAKLEEIMKNEEIATIIHAIGGGVSSDFSVDDIAYNKIVIMTDADTDGAHIQVLLLTFFYRYMKPLIEAGKVFIALPPLYKVSKGTGKKEVVDYAWTEADLDESIKKIGKGYMLQRYKGLGEMNADQLWETTMNPESRTLIRVTIEDGARAERRITTLMGDKVEPRRKWIEHNVDFGLEDDSNILENDLIHAEEELV, encoded by the coding sequence ATGGCTAAAACGAACAGCAATGCATACAACGAAGAAGCGATCCAAGTTCTAGAAGGGTTGGATGCGGTACGCAAACGCCCCGGGATGTACATCGGTTCGACCGATGCCCGCGGGCTTCACCATTTGGTCTACGAAATCGTCGACAATTCCGTCGATGAGGCGCTTGCCGGCTTCGGCGACCGCATCACCGTGACCATCCACGAAGACAATAGCATCAGCGTGCGCGACTACGGCCGCGGCATGCCCACCGGAATGCACAGAAGCGGCAAGCCGACCCCCGAAGTCATTTTGACGGTGCTCCATGCCGGCGGGAAATTCGGGCAGGGCGGCTACAAGACAAGCGGGGGCTTGCACGGTGTCGGCGCCTCTGTCGTCAACGCCTTGTCAAGTTTCCTCGAAGTGACGATCCACCGCGACGGGCGCAAATACCGCCAGCGTTTTGAAAATGGCGGCAAGCCCGTAACGACCTTGGAAGAGATTGGCAAAACAAGAGAATCGGGCACGTTGATTCATTTTTTGCCCGATGAAAGCATCTTTTCCGTATCCAAATATAATTACGACACGCTGAGCGAACGCCTGCGGGAATCCGCGTTCCTGATGAAAGGCATGAACATCGAATTGATCGACGAACGCAGCCAAACCGGCGAAAGCTTCTATTATGAAACCGGCATTAAAGCCTTCGTCGAATACTTGAACGAAGAAAAGGACGTCCTCCACCAAGTGGCGTATATGGAAGGGCAAAGCGATGGCCTCGAAGTCGAATTCGCGTTCCAGTTCAACGATGGCTATTCCGAAACGATTTTGTCGTTCGTCAACAATGTCCGCACGCGCGACGGCGGGACGCACGAAACCGGCGCCAAAGCGGCCATGACCCGCGTATTCAACGATTACGCACGCAAGATCAATTTATTGAAAGACAAAGACAAGAACCTCGAAGGCTCCGACATCCGCGAAGGTTTGGCCGCGATCGTCTCGGTGCGCATCCCGGAAGCCTTGCTGCAATTTGAAGGGCAGACGAAGAGCAAACTCGGCACGAGCGAAGCCCGCAGTGCCGTCGATGCGGTCATCTCCCAGCAATTGATGTATTTCCTCGAGGAGAACGCAGAACACAGTGCTTCACTCGTCCGCAAAGCGATACGGGCGTCTCAGGCGCGTCTCGCCGCACGAAAAGCGCGCGAAGATGCCCGAAATGGCAAGAAACGCAAGAAATCCGATACTTTATTGTCCGGCAAATTGACGCCGGCGCAGTCACGCAACGCCAAAAAGAACGAATTGTACCTCGTCGAGGGCGACTCGGCCGGCGGATCGGCGAAACAAGGCCGCGACCGGACGTTCCAGGCGATCTTGCCGCTGCGCGGGAAAGTCGTCAACACCGAAAAAGCGAAATTGGAAGAAATCATGAAAAACGAAGAAATCGCCACCATCATCCACGCAATCGGCGGCGGCGTGTCTTCTGACTTCTCCGTAGACGACATCGCCTATAACAAAATCGTCATCATGACCGATGCCGATACCGACGGCGCGCATATCCAAGTGCTTTTGTTGACGTTCTTCTACCGTTACATGAAACCGCTCATTGAGGCGGGCAAAGTGTTCATCGCCTTGCCGCCGCTCTACAAAGTGTCCAAAGGCACAGGCAAAAAGGAAGTCGTCGATTACGCGTGGACCGAAGCGGATCTCGACGAGTCCATCAAGAAAATCGGCAAAGGCTATATGCTCCAGCGCTATAAAGGCCTGGGGGAAATGAACGCCGACCAATTATGGGAAACGACAATGAACCCCGAGTCACGCACCTTGATCCGCGTGACGATCGAAGACGGTGCGCGCGCCGAACGCCGCATCACCACCTTGATGGGCGATAAAGTCGAACCGCGCCGTAAATGGATCGAACACAATGTCGACTTCGGCCTAGAAGACGACAGCAACATCCTAGAAAATGATTTGATTCACGCTGAGGAGGAACTCGTATGA
- a CDS encoding long-chain-fatty-acid--CoA ligase, whose protein sequence is MIVPLTPLDWKRRAVKYYPEKVAVIDGDKRFTYKEFARRSDQLGIALHNAGINEKDHVAVMLPNTHYMLEAFYGITPLGAVIVPLNYRLSAKDLGYIIKHSDAKMLIVDAEYAKIIEDIQGDLPIEKYIIVPAEGHETKLNGVDYEEFIGSVSGEEQLPAVELDENQMLSLNYTSGTTSNPKGVMQTHRTNYLNGANFLHHLEIKFDDVYLHTLPMFHTNGWGGVWAITAAGATHVCLRKVDPPLILDLFENHGITSLCGAPTVVNMLVNEPKAKEVDLKTKIRMGTAGAPPAAALIAKAQDILGLNMMHVYGLTETSPFILYCEWKNEFDDLDAEQQASIKARQGIELAFNGETKVVNQEDGREVAWNGKELGEIITRGNVVMAGYYKDPEKTAEAIRDGWFYTGDLAVTHPDGFIEIQDRIKDMIISGGENISSTEIEGVLYKHPAIAEVAVIAVPDEKWGEVPKAIIVLHKGAEVTEKEILDYTRENMSRFKVPKSVDFVEALPKTATGKLQKFQLREMYWGGGKKVN, encoded by the coding sequence ATGATCGTACCATTGACACCGCTGGACTGGAAACGACGCGCGGTAAAGTATTACCCGGAGAAAGTAGCCGTCATCGACGGAGACAAGCGTTTCACATACAAGGAGTTCGCACGCCGCTCCGACCAGCTGGGGATCGCTTTACATAACGCCGGCATCAACGAAAAAGACCACGTGGCAGTGATGCTGCCGAATACCCATTATATGCTTGAAGCCTTTTACGGCATCACGCCGCTCGGTGCGGTCATCGTGCCGCTCAACTACCGGCTGTCCGCCAAAGATTTAGGCTATATCATCAAGCATAGCGATGCGAAGATGCTGATTGTCGATGCGGAGTACGCCAAGATCATCGAGGACATCCAAGGAGACTTGCCGATCGAGAAATACATCATCGTGCCGGCAGAAGGCCATGAGACGAAGCTGAATGGCGTCGACTACGAGGAATTCATCGGCAGCGTTTCAGGCGAGGAGCAATTGCCTGCTGTCGAACTGGATGAAAACCAGATGTTGTCGCTCAATTACACAAGCGGCACCACGTCGAATCCAAAAGGCGTCATGCAGACGCACCGGACGAATTATTTGAACGGGGCGAACTTCCTGCATCATTTGGAGATCAAGTTCGACGATGTTTATTTGCATACGTTGCCGATGTTCCATACGAACGGCTGGGGTGGGGTGTGGGCGATCACAGCGGCTGGTGCCACGCACGTATGCTTGCGCAAGGTCGATCCGCCGCTCATCCTCGATTTGTTCGAAAACCACGGCATCACCTCGCTATGCGGCGCGCCGACGGTCGTCAATATGCTCGTCAACGAGCCGAAAGCGAAAGAGGTCGATTTGAAGACGAAAATCCGCATGGGCACAGCCGGTGCACCGCCAGCTGCGGCGCTCATCGCCAAAGCACAGGATATCTTGGGCTTGAACATGATGCATGTCTACGGATTGACCGAGACCTCGCCGTTCATTCTCTATTGCGAATGGAAAAACGAATTCGACGACTTGGATGCCGAGCAACAAGCGAGCATCAAGGCGCGCCAGGGCATCGAACTGGCCTTCAACGGCGAAACGAAAGTCGTCAACCAGGAAGATGGCCGGGAAGTTGCCTGGAACGGCAAGGAACTCGGGGAGATCATCACCCGGGGGAATGTCGTCATGGCCGGTTATTACAAAGACCCGGAAAAAACCGCGGAAGCGATCCGCGATGGCTGGTTCTATACAGGGGACCTCGCGGTGACGCATCCGGACGGCTTTATCGAAATCCAGGACCGCATCAAGGACATGATCATCTCCGGCGGCGAGAACATCTCCTCGACTGAAATCGAAGGCGTGCTCTATAAGCATCCGGCCATTGCAGAAGTCGCGGTGATCGCCGTGCCGGACGAGAAATGGGGCGAAGTGCCAAAAGCCATTATCGTCTTGCATAAGGGAGCGGAAGTGACCGAAAAGGAAATCCTGGATTATACGCGTGAAAACATGTCGCGCTTCAAAGTACCGAAATCGGTCGACTTCGTGGAAGCCTTACCGAAGACGGCGACCGGGAAATTGCAGAAGTTCCAATTGCGGGAAATGTATTGGGGCGGCGGCAAGAAAGTTAATTAA
- a CDS encoding CoA-binding protein, translating to MVLKNPDRKEIKEVLDNAKTIAVVGLSPNPMRTSYMVSKAMQDAGYRIIPVNPMADEVLGEKSYASLAEIPEAVDIVNVFRRSEFLPGIAEDFLKIDAPVFWTQLNVVDEEVFNRLNAAGYTVIMDRCIKVEHAILK from the coding sequence ATTGTGTTGAAAAACCCGGACCGTAAAGAAATCAAAGAAGTACTCGACAATGCCAAGACCATCGCGGTCGTGGGCTTAAGCCCGAACCCGATGAGAACTTCCTACATGGTATCCAAAGCGATGCAAGATGCAGGCTACCGCATCATCCCGGTCAATCCGATGGCCGATGAAGTGCTGGGGGAGAAAAGCTATGCGTCGCTTGCGGAGATCCCGGAAGCGGTCGACATCGTCAATGTGTTCCGGCGCAGCGAGTTCTTGCCGGGCATTGCGGAAGATTTCCTGAAAATCGATGCCCCGGTATTCTGGACGCAGCTGAACGTCGTCGATGAAGAGGTCTTCAACCGCTTAAATGCTGCAGGATACACAGTCATCATGGACCGTTGCATCAAAGTCGAACACGCCATCCTGAAATAG
- a CDS encoding TVP38/TMEM64 family protein, giving the protein MELMARFLEFCMLLLGNIAIGAIGIIPSIFITPVNLDRFGLVGGSILSISGEIIGALFGFWLYRYGTKHIPAAWQQHRWFRFFLRQKKTTVFWAIIAFRLLPFAPSGAVTAGAALTTISAPAFFSASSLGKLPAVSIEIAIAFGLTLWMPRPVLYSSIGIALFIFISAALFRKRSAPKSRTQ; this is encoded by the coding sequence ATGGAATTGATGGCCCGCTTTTTGGAATTTTGCATGCTGCTGCTCGGCAATATCGCCATTGGCGCGATCGGAATCATCCCGAGCATCTTCATCACCCCCGTCAACCTGGACCGCTTCGGGTTGGTTGGCGGAAGCATACTGTCCATCAGCGGGGAAATCATCGGGGCGCTGTTCGGCTTTTGGCTGTACCGATACGGGACAAAGCACATCCCAGCCGCTTGGCAGCAACACCGGTGGTTTCGGTTTTTCCTGCGTCAAAAGAAAACCACTGTATTTTGGGCGATCATCGCGTTCCGCTTGCTGCCTTTCGCCCCGTCCGGCGCGGTCACAGCGGGAGCTGCACTGACCACTATTTCCGCTCCGGCGTTCTTTTCGGCCAGCTCGCTCGGAAAACTGCCTGCGGTATCGATTGAAATCGCCATCGCCTTCGGATTGACTTTGTGGATGCCCCGTCCCGTTCTATACAGCAGTATTGGCATTGCCTTGTTTATTTTCATATCGGCGGCGCTCTTCCGAAAGCGAAGCGCGCCGAAATCAAGAACGCAGTAA
- a CDS encoding YeeE/YedE family protein, whose protein sequence is MTTSTRVQPVNEVHDPVYRDTTALNAPQKSLIAGGIAVAALLTVYLLATQHISQTVLLGIGLLLGYTLFHARFGFTSAFRRFMSVGNGQAMRSHMLMLAVAVTLFAPILAYGYSFFGTGVSGYVSPVGVSLVVGAFIFGIGMQLGGGCASGTLYAIGGGRSVMFITLLFFIIGTTVGAYHLPFWTEDMPAFEPVSLATSTGLGYGGAWLVSIALFGLIAWITVIIEKKKRAPKMAPLPTSTGWKRIFRGSWPLFAAAIALAVLNALTLMTRGTPWGITSAFALWGSKIAEFFGVDVASWGYWQGANAAMLESSIFADSTTVLNFGVILGAFLASAAGGLFKFTKITLGNFWASVVGGLLMGYGARLAFGCNIGAYFGGIASFSLHGYIWGILALAGTFFALYLRPLFGLSVPKSNDSVC, encoded by the coding sequence ATGACAACTAGCACCCGGGTCCAACCCGTCAATGAAGTACACGATCCCGTCTACCGGGACACGACCGCCTTGAACGCCCCGCAGAAATCCTTGATTGCCGGTGGCATCGCGGTAGCGGCGCTGTTGACGGTGTATTTACTCGCCACTCAGCATATTTCACAAACTGTGCTGCTTGGCATCGGGCTGTTGCTCGGCTATACCTTATTCCATGCACGGTTTGGCTTTACCTCCGCGTTCCGCCGCTTCATGTCGGTCGGCAACGGCCAGGCGATGCGCTCGCATATGCTCATGTTGGCAGTGGCCGTTACGCTCTTCGCCCCGATTCTCGCATATGGCTATTCGTTCTTCGGCACCGGTGTCTCGGGGTATGTCTCCCCGGTCGGCGTGAGCTTGGTCGTCGGTGCATTCATTTTCGGCATCGGCATGCAGCTCGGCGGCGGCTGCGCTTCCGGTACGCTGTATGCAATCGGCGGCGGGCGTTCGGTCATGTTCATCACGCTCTTATTCTTCATTATCGGAACGACGGTCGGCGCGTATCACTTGCCATTTTGGACAGAGGACATGCCGGCTTTTGAACCGGTATCACTCGCAACGTCCACGGGGCTAGGTTATGGCGGCGCATGGCTCGTCTCAATCGCGTTGTTTGGCCTGATTGCTTGGATCACGGTGATCATCGAGAAAAAGAAACGCGCACCGAAAATGGCGCCGCTTCCGACTTCGACTGGATGGAAACGCATTTTCCGTGGATCTTGGCCGTTGTTCGCCGCAGCGATCGCACTTGCTGTATTGAATGCATTAACCTTGATGACGCGCGGAACGCCTTGGGGCATCACCTCCGCCTTCGCGTTATGGGGATCGAAAATTGCAGAGTTCTTCGGCGTGGACGTCGCGAGCTGGGGCTACTGGCAAGGAGCGAACGCCGCAATGCTCGAATCGTCCATTTTCGCCGATTCCACGACCGTGTTGAATTTCGGGGTCATCCTCGGTGCGTTTCTCGCATCAGCAGCTGGCGGCTTGTTCAAGTTCACCAAAATCACGCTGGGCAACTTCTGGGCGTCCGTTGTCGGCGGCTTGCTGATGGGCTACGGGGCGCGTCTCGCGTTCGGATGCAACATCGGCGCGTATTTCGGCGGCATCGCCTCCTTTAGCCTGCATGGCTATATCTGGGGCATTCTCGCACTCGCGGGCACGTTTTTCGCGCTGTATTTGCGGCCATTGTTCGGCTTATCGGTGCCGAAATCCAACGATTCCGTGTGCTGA